The Desulfoscipio gibsoniae DSM 7213 genome contains a region encoding:
- a CDS encoding MarR family winged helix-turn-helix transcriptional regulator — protein MYDQTHQYGPEKYICFKLSKVMRKLQRYYESNLASFEITPVQFYVLSALWENDGMKFKELARSMNMDGSTLTGILDRMERGGFVERRDDPEDRRSLLVFLTHKAKEHGAAMIELAEKLDMEIKEQFSPADFETFLKVLDELIDTDMVSYHQSF, from the coding sequence ATGTATGATCAAACACACCAGTACGGTCCGGAAAAGTATATCTGTTTTAAACTAAGCAAAGTAATGCGCAAGTTGCAGCGGTATTACGAAAGTAACCTGGCCTCTTTTGAAATCACTCCCGTGCAGTTTTACGTATTAAGTGCTCTGTGGGAGAATGACGGCATGAAATTTAAAGAACTGGCCAGGAGCATGAATATGGACGGCTCTACTCTTACCGGTATTTTGGATCGTATGGAGCGCGGTGGTTTTGTGGAAAGAAGAGATGACCCCGAGGATCGCCGCTCCTTGCTGGTTTTTTTAACCCACAAGGCTAAAGAGCATGGCGCGGCCATGATTGAACTGGCTGAAAAATTGGACATGGAGATAAAAGAGCAGTTTTCCCCGGCGGATTTTGAGACTTTTTTAAAAGTGCTGGATGAACTCATCGACACCGACATGGTTTCTTACCACCAATCCTTTTAA
- a CDS encoding sigma-70 family RNA polymerase sigma factor, producing the protein MLEDFFLPSGSRDYVFDPKEARAIAWFLTGLRREAIRLAKKYRQLDERELLILNGPVDQGADSDELSLIDTIFAAKDVPVRAEDAVFIQEALSLLTPQEQMVVKATILDGFTERETARELGVSQPVVHRIKNRALNKLQHFILDEPTAK; encoded by the coding sequence ATGCTTGAAGATTTTTTCCTACCGTCTGGTTCCCGCGATTATGTCTTTGATCCGAAGGAAGCCCGGGCGATTGCTTGGTTCTTAACTGGCCTGCGTCGCGAAGCGATCAGGTTGGCTAAAAAGTACCGGCAGTTGGATGAGCGCGAACTTTTGATCTTGAATGGTCCGGTGGATCAGGGCGCTGATTCTGACGAATTAAGCTTAATTGATACTATTTTTGCTGCCAAGGATGTTCCCGTTAGAGCGGAGGACGCGGTTTTTATCCAGGAAGCCCTCTCGTTGTTAACGCCACAAGAACAAATGGTGGTTAAAGCAACGATCCTGGATGGATTTACTGAACGGGAGACGGCTAGGGAACTGGGAGTGTCACAACCTGTAGTCCATCGCATAAAAAATCGCGCGTTGAACAAATTACAACATTTTATCCTGGACGAGCCCACCGCCAAGTAG
- the argJ gene encoding bifunctional glutamate N-acetyltransferase/amino-acid acetyltransferase ArgJ, with product MSQTAYVEITGGVTAPQGFTAAGAVAGIKHERKDVALVYSDREASVAGVFTTNIVKAAPVLLTMEHIKDGTARAVVANSGNANACVGPRGLDDARAMVSEAAGLLRLPAEQVLVASTGVIGQPMPMDRVLSGVQRAVAELSREGGRDAAAAIMTTDTVAKEAAVTVELGGVKATIGGMAKGSGMIHPNMATMLCFITTDAAIDSGWLHKALTTAVERTFNMITVDGDTSTNDMVVALANGASGNRVINGEDLDYAAFATALEAVCRKLAVAVAADGEGATRLLEVQVQGAATQLDARLVARAVASSSLVKAAVFGKDANWGRVLCAAGYSGAGFDPDAVDIYVGDVQVAKNGGGLPFSEERAAEVLAGDRVVFTIDLHNGDSCATAWGCDLTYDYVRINGSYRT from the coding sequence ATGTCGCAAACAGCATACGTAGAAATTACCGGCGGGGTAACGGCACCCCAGGGCTTTACTGCAGCCGGGGCGGTGGCGGGTATCAAGCACGAAAGAAAAGATGTGGCCCTGGTGTATTCGGACCGGGAGGCTTCCGTTGCCGGGGTTTTTACAACTAATATAGTTAAAGCTGCACCCGTTCTGTTAACCATGGAACATATTAAGGATGGTACAGCCAGGGCCGTGGTGGCCAACAGCGGCAATGCCAATGCTTGTGTCGGTCCCCGGGGGCTTGATGATGCCCGGGCCATGGTAAGCGAGGCCGCGGGACTTTTACGCTTGCCTGCGGAGCAGGTGTTGGTGGCTTCCACCGGTGTAATCGGTCAGCCCATGCCCATGGACAGGGTGCTGTCCGGTGTACAGCGGGCGGTGGCGGAATTAAGCAGAGAAGGTGGCCGTGATGCCGCGGCCGCCATCATGACCACTGACACTGTGGCCAAGGAAGCGGCAGTGACGGTAGAGCTGGGCGGAGTCAAAGCCACCATTGGCGGTATGGCCAAAGGATCGGGGATGATTCACCCCAATATGGCTACGATGCTGTGCTTTATTACCACCGATGCCGCCATTGATTCCGGTTGGCTGCATAAAGCGCTGACCACAGCGGTGGAGCGCACCTTTAACATGATCACCGTGGACGGAGACACCAGCACCAACGATATGGTGGTGGCCCTGGCCAACGGTGCCTCGGGCAACCGGGTGATAAACGGCGAGGATTTAGATTACGCAGCCTTTGCCACCGCGCTGGAAGCAGTGTGTCGCAAGCTGGCCGTGGCTGTGGCCGCAGACGGTGAGGGGGCCACCCGGCTGCTTGAGGTGCAGGTGCAGGGCGCTGCTACCCAGCTCGATGCCCGTTTGGTGGCCCGGGCGGTGGCTTCCTCCAGCTTGGTCAAGGCAGCCGTGTTCGGCAAGGATGCCAACTGGGGCAGGGTCCTCTGTGCCGCCGGGTATTCCGGGGCCGGTTTCGACCCGGATGCCGTGGATATATATGTGGGAGATGTGCAGGTGGCTAAAAACGGCGGGGGGCTGCCTTTCAGCGAGGAGCGGGCCGCCGAGGTGCTGGCCGGTGACCGGGTGGTATTTACCATTGATTTGCACAATGGCGACAGCTGTGCCACAGCCTGGGGCTGTGACCTGACGTATGATTACGTGCGCATTAACGGCAGCTACCGTACTTAG
- a CDS encoding inositol monophosphatase family protein, whose protein sequence is MIKQYQEELSLAVRAAREAGGLIRDKIYRHQVTETKSCLSDLVTEVDRQAETCIVRLIQQHFPSHAVVGEEQQGNCAGEPGGAMTWYVDPLDGTTNFVFGLPFCAVSIALAHHGTPVLGVVHDPLRDETFTAVRDGGARLNDSPINTDHSIATLDRSLLVTGYPGNIANRPRMHLVNYRQLIDRCNNLRALGSAALELAYVASGRLTGFWEVSLRPWDVAAGMVLVEEAGGTVSDLAGRRLQLTESVDIAATNGLIHEELLECLEWPEYNEIK, encoded by the coding sequence GTGATTAAGCAGTATCAAGAGGAACTCAGCCTGGCCGTCCGGGCAGCCAGGGAAGCTGGCGGGCTCATCAGGGACAAAATATACCGCCACCAGGTTACCGAAACCAAGTCCTGCCTGTCCGACCTGGTTACCGAGGTGGATAGGCAGGCGGAAACCTGCATCGTCCGGCTGATTCAGCAGCATTTCCCAAGTCACGCCGTGGTAGGCGAGGAGCAGCAGGGCAACTGTGCGGGAGAACCGGGCGGGGCCATGACTTGGTATGTAGACCCGCTGGACGGCACCACCAATTTTGTTTTCGGACTGCCCTTCTGCGCGGTTTCCATTGCCCTGGCCCATCACGGGACACCGGTGTTGGGGGTAGTGCACGACCCCTTGCGGGACGAGACCTTCACAGCTGTGCGGGACGGCGGCGCACGGCTGAACGACTCCCCCATCAATACGGACCATTCCATTGCCACCCTGGACCGCAGCCTGCTGGTGACAGGCTATCCAGGCAACATCGCCAATCGCCCTCGCATGCATCTGGTCAACTACAGACAGCTTATCGACCGCTGCAACAACCTGCGGGCTCTGGGGTCAGCCGCCCTGGAACTGGCATATGTGGCCAGCGGCAGGCTGACGGGTTTTTGGGAAGTGTCACTGCGACCCTGGGATGTGGCCGCGGGTATGGTGCTGGTGGAAGAGGCAGGGGGAACAGTAAGCGACCTGGCCGGACGTCGGCTGCAGCTTACGGAATCCGTGGATATTGCGGCAACCAACGGTTTAATACATGAAGAACTGCTGGAGTGCCTGGAATGGCCGGAATACAATGAGATAAAGTAA
- a CDS encoding MBL fold metallo-hydrolase — protein MRYIALGGGSEVGASCNLLQMDGTNILMDAGIRMGGGAAGGPADALPDLALLQEAGGVAAVLVSHAHLDHIGALPLVHRAYPTVPIYATAPTVHLMRVLLADALKIMSIKAEQELECPLYDPDLVARMFARVVPVPMGGSVMLPGGIKASFFPAGHILGAAMLGLEGTEGRVLYTGDISAGNQRTISGMVAPDFAPHLLVMEATYGNRLHANRQREEKTLAQTVAEVISSGGHALIPAFALGRAQEIILLILAHQQAGLIPQFPIWVDGMVRSICQAYLNFPELLRGPLKRFINNGGNPFFRDKGHARPVTATPMREKVLAGAPACIIASSGMLTGGPSQFYASRLVNDPRHAIIFCGYQDEESPGHKLLGLADDPDAAITLGGVETRVRCRVDQYGLSAHADAGELASLAARLRPRRVVLVHGDDGARQALSQTLADSKQSVLTPENGQWLDFSFRRSQRSKFTVGPTQRRDNAVPVHRRSDPPDLGVLWDELVRRAASRNKLYTAEELAALWFRAEVTPEEQAQVVVMLEDDRRYFAADWKHPYFYRSRRPDQVAADRQRESIMLGVPHLPGKLVLVRDGSGAVRAGICYDVDELGFYAWKVGREGTWHPAESLLEVVGPWYEPGAAEGSSFKSESDRSAEPQFEGKAALQKTRPAKENGAVEEQGLVLDESAVRAEQKQRLHRFLLKVQPISRQLKPGELWEKMRNLAAEPVSAGRLLTLLGLDQDIETLTALAWRLNTHPDYFTRQFTPGDVPLYACCAHVPREQPGLDEEMIDRMEQNAALAVTEKLFGPESGLYRKGLDLLKGEITLYFHFPALAGALYEQQIEELSVVTGWSVRVHPEAHHGALADAARQILPQTWQLLRNPSIHREDDRVSVRCEIPPGEEGAAVELVRRFKELTGQQLVIETPGGDVSLGFGGAVTANGAAGEIDGAASPAAAGPGDAAMEINAAYAVIRTVLQQAGAVVYKVGKKRDGGGEYIEISFISPDVGERYREQLEELQKQTGWPVRINPRPNQNEIKSQVRSALDPSWGLVKEPGFFEKERLVRVKLKNPPAGDDPRWVALVNKISTATGYTLECINI, from the coding sequence TTGCGTTATATAGCCCTGGGAGGCGGCAGCGAGGTGGGTGCCAGCTGCAATTTACTCCAGATGGATGGCACTAACATTTTAATGGACGCCGGTATTCGCATGGGCGGTGGTGCAGCAGGCGGACCCGCGGATGCACTGCCGGACCTGGCGCTTTTACAAGAAGCGGGCGGGGTGGCCGCTGTACTGGTATCTCACGCCCACCTGGACCACATTGGTGCACTGCCGCTGGTGCACCGTGCCTACCCTACGGTTCCCATATACGCCACTGCGCCCACGGTGCATTTAATGCGGGTGCTGTTGGCAGATGCCCTTAAAATAATGTCCATCAAGGCTGAGCAGGAATTGGAATGCCCCCTTTACGATCCCGATTTGGTGGCCAGGATGTTTGCCCGGGTGGTACCCGTGCCCATGGGAGGCAGCGTAATGCTGCCCGGGGGTATAAAAGCATCCTTTTTCCCGGCCGGTCATATACTTGGGGCCGCCATGCTCGGGCTGGAAGGGACTGAAGGACGGGTATTGTACACAGGTGACATATCCGCAGGCAACCAGCGCACCATATCCGGTATGGTGGCACCTGATTTTGCGCCCCACCTGCTGGTGATGGAAGCAACTTACGGCAATCGCCTGCATGCCAACCGGCAGCGGGAAGAGAAGACTTTGGCGCAAACCGTGGCGGAAGTGATTTCCTCGGGCGGTCACGCTCTCATCCCGGCCTTTGCGCTGGGCCGTGCCCAGGAGATCATATTGCTCATTTTAGCTCACCAGCAGGCCGGTTTGATACCGCAGTTCCCCATTTGGGTGGACGGTATGGTGCGCAGCATTTGCCAGGCCTACTTGAATTTCCCGGAATTGTTGCGCGGTCCCCTCAAACGGTTTATCAACAACGGGGGCAATCCCTTTTTCCGGGATAAAGGGCATGCCAGGCCGGTAACGGCTACGCCCATGCGGGAAAAAGTGCTCGCCGGCGCCCCGGCCTGTATTATTGCCAGCTCCGGGATGTTAACCGGCGGCCCTTCGCAGTTTTACGCTTCCCGCCTGGTGAACGATCCCCGGCATGCCATTATATTTTGTGGCTATCAGGACGAGGAAAGCCCCGGTCACAAGCTGCTGGGGCTGGCTGATGATCCGGATGCCGCCATTACCCTGGGCGGCGTGGAAACCCGGGTGCGGTGCCGGGTGGATCAATATGGCCTGTCCGCCCATGCGGATGCCGGTGAGCTGGCGTCACTGGCGGCCCGTCTGCGGCCCCGGCGGGTGGTACTGGTGCACGGCGATGACGGGGCCAGGCAGGCACTGTCCCAAACCCTGGCGGACAGCAAACAGTCTGTGTTGACTCCTGAGAATGGCCAGTGGCTGGATTTTTCCTTTCGGCGCAGCCAGCGCAGTAAATTTACCGTCGGCCCTACCCAACGTAGAGACAATGCGGTGCCTGTACACCGGCGCAGCGATCCGCCCGATTTGGGAGTGTTGTGGGACGAGCTAGTGCGCAGGGCGGCCTCCCGCAATAAGCTGTATACGGCCGAAGAGCTGGCCGCCTTATGGTTTAGGGCCGAGGTGACTCCCGAAGAACAGGCACAGGTGGTTGTCATGCTGGAAGACGACCGGCGCTATTTCGCCGCTGATTGGAAGCACCCTTATTTTTACCGCTCCCGCCGGCCGGATCAAGTTGCGGCGGACAGGCAGCGGGAGTCCATTATGCTGGGTGTCCCCCACCTACCGGGCAAGCTGGTTTTGGTGCGGGATGGCAGCGGTGCGGTGCGGGCAGGCATATGCTACGACGTGGATGAACTGGGGTTTTATGCCTGGAAGGTGGGCCGGGAAGGCACCTGGCATCCGGCGGAAAGTTTGTTGGAGGTTGTTGGCCCCTGGTATGAGCCGGGTGCTGCAGAGGGATCTTCATTTAAAAGTGAATCGGACCGGAGTGCTGAACCTCAATTTGAAGGCAAGGCGGCGCTACAAAAAACCAGGCCGGCCAAAGAAAACGGAGCGGTTGAAGAGCAGGGACTGGTGCTGGATGAAAGTGCGGTGCGAGCAGAGCAAAAACAAAGATTGCACCGGTTTTTATTAAAAGTACAGCCTATATCCCGGCAGCTCAAGCCCGGCGAGCTGTGGGAAAAAATGCGAAACCTTGCTGCTGAGCCGGTTAGTGCAGGCCGGCTGCTTACTTTGCTGGGGCTGGATCAAGATATTGAGACACTCACGGCCCTGGCCTGGCGGCTGAATACCCACCCCGATTATTTTACCCGGCAGTTTACCCCCGGGGACGTGCCCCTTTATGCTTGTTGTGCCCATGTGCCCCGGGAACAGCCAGGACTTGATGAGGAAATGATAGACCGGATGGAACAAAACGCTGCGCTGGCCGTGACGGAGAAACTGTTTGGGCCGGAAAGCGGGCTGTACCGTAAGGGGCTGGATTTGCTCAAGGGAGAAATAACGTTGTATTTCCATTTCCCTGCCTTGGCGGGGGCATTGTACGAGCAGCAAATTGAAGAACTGAGCGTTGTTACAGGCTGGTCGGTACGGGTACATCCCGAAGCCCATCACGGTGCTCTGGCCGATGCTGCCCGCCAAATTTTACCTCAAACATGGCAGTTGCTGCGCAATCCCTCCATTCACCGGGAAGATGACCGGGTGAGCGTGCGCTGTGAAATCCCCCCGGGTGAGGAGGGTGCAGCTGTTGAGCTTGTGCGGAGATTTAAAGAGCTAACCGGCCAGCAGCTGGTTATAGAAACCCCCGGCGGTGATGTGTCACTTGGCTTCGGTGGAGCTGTAACCGCGAATGGCGCCGCCGGTGAAATAGACGGTGCTGCCAGCCCTGCGGCTGCCGGACCCGGCGACGCCGCTATGGAAATCAATGCTGCCTATGCAGTCATACGCACTGTGCTGCAACAGGCCGGGGCGGTAGTTTATAAGGTGGGTAAAAAGCGGGATGGCGGCGGCGAATATATAGAGATAAGTTTTATCAGCCCCGATGTGGGGGAGCGGTACCGGGAGCAGCTGGAAGAATTGCAAAAACAAACTGGATGGCCTGTCCGCATCAACCCCAGGCCCAATCAAAATGAAATTAAATCGCAAGTGCGCTCAGCCCTGGATCCCTCCTGGGGATTGGTTAAGGAGCCGGGCTTCTTTGAAAAGGAACGGCTGGTGCGGGTTAAGTTGAAAAATCCCCCGGCCGGTGATGACCCCCGGTGGGTGGCCCTGGTGAATAAAATCAGTACTGCAACCGGATATACATTGGAATGCATAAATATATAA
- the argC gene encoding N-acetyl-gamma-glutamyl-phosphate reductase, with protein MKIKVGIIGATGYAGAELVRILSAHPQTQLVSLTTQSYGGKSFCEVYPHLYKYVDQKCRELDLPALVSEADVIFAALPHGHAIPVAQEALRQGKKFIDLGADFRFDNREVYEQWYKVEHTAPELLEQAVYGLPEMHRDKISSASLVGNPGCYPTSVILGLAPLLTHGLVDTGTVVADSKSGVSGAGRGLSLGVHFAEVNENFRAYNVGMHRHTPEIEQELGKLAGESMVISFTPHLTPMNRGILSTVYAKLKQEMTLEQVRSVYEDYYRNEYFVRLLPPGILPQTKAVAGSNHCDVVPVVDPRTGRVVVISAIDNLIKGAAGQAVQNMNLMYDLPETMGLDKPGLYP; from the coding sequence ATGAAGATTAAAGTTGGTATAATCGGTGCCACGGGTTATGCGGGTGCCGAGTTGGTACGCATACTATCGGCCCACCCACAGACCCAACTGGTCTCTTTAACCACCCAGAGTTACGGGGGTAAGTCATTTTGTGAGGTATACCCGCATTTATACAAATATGTGGATCAAAAATGCCGGGAGCTGGATTTGCCGGCCCTGGTCAGTGAAGCCGACGTCATATTTGCGGCCCTGCCCCACGGGCATGCCATACCAGTGGCCCAGGAAGCATTGAGGCAGGGGAAAAAGTTTATTGACCTGGGTGCAGATTTCCGCTTTGATAACCGGGAGGTATATGAGCAGTGGTATAAAGTTGAACATACCGCGCCGGAGTTGCTGGAACAGGCGGTTTACGGGCTGCCCGAGATGCACCGGGATAAAATCAGCTCAGCCTCCCTGGTGGGTAATCCCGGCTGTTACCCAACCAGCGTCATACTGGGGCTGGCACCGCTTTTAACCCATGGTTTAGTGGATACCGGCACCGTGGTGGCGGATAGTAAGTCAGGGGTTTCGGGGGCCGGCCGGGGCTTGTCCCTGGGTGTCCATTTTGCCGAGGTTAATGAAAATTTCCGCGCTTATAATGTGGGCATGCACCGGCACACGCCCGAAATTGAGCAGGAGCTGGGCAAGCTGGCGGGTGAGTCAATGGTGATATCGTTTACCCCGCACCTGACACCCATGAACAGGGGTATTTTAAGCACGGTTTATGCCAAACTAAAGCAAGAGATGACCTTGGAACAGGTGCGTTCTGTATATGAGGATTATTACCGCAATGAATATTTTGTGCGCTTGCTGCCCCCGGGAATACTGCCCCAGACCAAGGCAGTAGCGGGTTCTAACCACTGTGACGTGGTGCCCGTGGTGGATCCGCGCACCGGGCGGGTGGTGGTTATTTCCGCCATAGATAATTTGATCAAGGGAGCGGCGGGCCAGGCCGTGCAAAATATGAACCTGATGTACGATTTGCCGGAAACTATGGGCCTGGATAAACCGGGGTTATACCCGTAG
- a CDS encoding TIGR00725 family protein, whose product MPRFIVGVMGGGESATVEHCQMAYRLGELIAQKGWVLLNGGRPAGVMEASARGAKENGGLTIGILPDRDSRSSSGYIDIVIVTGMGDGRNYINVLSSHVILALPGQAGTISEIALALKNRKKVILLDFGADNLFNAYHQSGLLHSANTPEEVIEVINSIMQV is encoded by the coding sequence ATGCCCAGGTTTATTGTCGGCGTCATGGGTGGCGGGGAAAGCGCAACGGTGGAACACTGCCAAATGGCTTACCGGCTGGGAGAATTGATTGCGCAAAAGGGCTGGGTATTGTTAAACGGTGGCCGCCCAGCGGGAGTTATGGAAGCCTCCGCCAGGGGCGCCAAAGAAAATGGGGGTCTAACCATCGGTATTTTACCCGACCGGGACAGCCGGTCCTCATCCGGTTATATAGACATCGTCATTGTCACCGGCATGGGAGACGGGCGTAATTATATCAATGTTCTTTCCAGCCACGTAATACTGGCCCTGCCGGGGCAGGCCGGCACCATTTCGGAAATCGCCCTGGCTTTAAAAAATCGCAAAAAGGTAATCTTGCTTGATTTTGGTGCCGATAATCTATTTAATGCCTACCATCAAAGCGGCCTTTTGCACTCAGCTAACACCCCGGAGGAAGTGATAGAAGTTATTAACTCAATAATGCAGGTTTAA
- a CDS encoding 4Fe-4S dicluster domain-containing protein → MGHLINAKEEVYRALAERLNENPVGAPVNELLMGILYRLFTESEAQLGGKFPLLPMPAAKIADITGIKEAELVQTLEGMADKGLVLDLPRKNTTYYMLAPMVVGFFEYTFMRVRDNINMKELADLFERYFSSPGVREEFFGGDTKMFKTLVYENVIPAAVETEVLDYEKASEIIRASGGGALGMCSCRHKATHLGKACDAPVEDVCTSLGGAARWLVSRGLARAATVDELLRVLDKTEKLGLVHLGDNVLNKPAYICHCCGCCCGVLRTITESGLQSVHPSNFIPEVDIDLCTGCGICVESCHIKAVELVIAGDGSEVSAVQQDRCIGCGACASACPTGALSMTRRTVLHVPPANKGEQFLRIAKEKGRVG, encoded by the coding sequence ATGGGACATTTAATAAATGCCAAGGAAGAGGTTTACAGGGCACTGGCCGAGCGTTTAAATGAAAATCCGGTGGGAGCACCGGTTAACGAACTTTTGATGGGGATCTTGTACCGGCTTTTTACGGAAAGCGAGGCACAGTTGGGCGGCAAGTTTCCCCTGTTACCTATGCCGGCGGCTAAAATTGCCGATATTACCGGTATTAAAGAAGCTGAGCTGGTGCAAACCCTGGAAGGTATGGCTGACAAGGGACTGGTGCTGGACCTGCCGCGCAAAAACACCACATATTATATGCTGGCCCCCATGGTGGTGGGTTTCTTTGAATATACTTTCATGCGGGTGCGGGATAACATCAATATGAAGGAACTGGCGGATCTTTTTGAAAGATATTTCTCTAGCCCGGGGGTGCGGGAGGAATTTTTTGGCGGGGATACCAAAATGTTTAAAACCCTAGTTTATGAAAATGTTATACCCGCTGCTGTGGAGACTGAAGTTTTAGACTATGAAAAGGCCTCGGAAATTATTCGTGCTTCGGGTGGCGGCGCGCTGGGTATGTGCTCCTGCCGACATAAGGCTACTCATCTCGGCAAAGCCTGTGACGCGCCTGTGGAAGATGTGTGTACTTCTCTGGGCGGTGCGGCCCGCTGGTTGGTAAGCCGGGGACTGGCCAGGGCGGCCACGGTGGATGAGTTATTGCGGGTGCTGGATAAAACAGAAAAGTTGGGTTTGGTGCACCTGGGTGATAATGTGCTCAATAAACCCGCTTATATATGCCATTGCTGTGGGTGCTGCTGCGGTGTTCTGCGGACCATAACCGAGTCCGGCCTGCAGTCCGTTCACCCCAGTAATTTTATTCCCGAAGTGGATATCGACCTGTGCACCGGGTGCGGCATCTGCGTGGAAAGCTGCCATATCAAAGCCGTTGAGCTGGTCATTGCCGGGGACGGTTCAGAGGTATCAGCGGTACAACAGGACCGCTGCATCGGCTGCGGCGCGTGTGCTTCCGCCTGTCCCACCGGAGCGCTTTCCATGACCCGGCGCACAGTATTGCACGTGCCCCCTGCTAACAAGGGAGAGCAATTTTTGCGAATAGCCAAAGAAAAGGGACGGGTTGGTTAG
- a CDS encoding cell wall hydrolase translates to MESYLYSRLTSHSHYQCMPYYAKSALMSYYGEPLDSKSDLYNRDSVDLLARLIYGEARGEITSAKVGVAYVVSNRKAHSRFPNTVRDVILEDNAFEVMSEGNVNFDDVLKPSLGSAAWKKCLDIAQNLSNYSNPMGDKLFFVGKDYWDKHTKNENGKLYYDMGPGSGWQQVTKKILVGNLMFFIIVGY, encoded by the coding sequence ATGGAGTCTTACTTATACTCTCGGCTCACCTCACATTCCCACTACCAATGTATGCCATACTACGCCAAATCTGCTTTAATGAGTTATTATGGAGAACCATTAGATTCAAAAAGTGATTTATATAATCGTGATAGTGTCGATTTGTTAGCACGTTTAATATATGGTGAAGCTAGAGGAGAAATAACAAGTGCAAAAGTTGGGGTAGCCTATGTCGTTTCTAATAGGAAAGCGCACTCCCGTTTTCCAAACACGGTGAGAGATGTTATTTTGGAAGACAACGCTTTTGAAGTTATGTCAGAAGGCAATGTAAATTTTGATGATGTACTAAAACCTAGCCTTGGGAGTGCTGCATGGAAAAAATGTTTAGATATAGCTCAAAATTTATCCAATTACTCTAATCCCATGGGGGATAAACTTTTCTTTGTAGGGAAGGATTATTGGGATAAGCATACAAAGAATGAGAACGGCAAATTGTACTATGACATGGGTCCGGGAAGTGGTTGGCAGCAGGTCACCAAGAAAATATTGGTTGGTAATCTTATGTTTTTTATAATAGTTGGCTACTAA
- the argB gene encoding acetylglutamate kinase: MPSPMEKAGILVEALPYIKKFYGKTVVIKYGGHAMVNCELKKAVLTDAVLMKYVGMHPVIVHGGGPEITGMLKRVGIESSFMGGLRVTDAATMEIAQMVLVGKINKDIVGMINDIGGHAVGLSGKDGNLLVADKKMGRVRRPDGSEEMVDIGLVGEVRQVNPGIVATVIREGYIPVVAPVAVGEGGDSYNVNADSAAGALAVALNADKLIILTDVEGILADRNDKASLISTVTREGVPQLVEKGIIDGGMIPKVECCISALRGGVGTTHILDGRVPHSVLLEIFTDRGVGTMVTN, from the coding sequence GTGCCGAGCCCTATGGAAAAGGCGGGTATTCTGGTGGAAGCCCTGCCTTACATTAAAAAGTTTTACGGTAAAACAGTGGTTATCAAATATGGCGGCCATGCCATGGTTAATTGTGAGTTAAAAAAGGCGGTACTGACAGATGCAGTATTAATGAAATATGTGGGGATGCATCCCGTTATTGTCCACGGTGGTGGGCCGGAAATCACCGGCATGTTGAAAAGAGTGGGCATAGAAAGCAGTTTTATGGGCGGTCTCCGGGTTACGGATGCTGCAACCATGGAAATTGCCCAGATGGTGCTGGTGGGTAAAATCAACAAAGATATCGTAGGTATGATTAACGATATTGGCGGTCATGCGGTGGGCCTCTCCGGTAAGGACGGCAATCTGCTGGTGGCCGATAAAAAAATGGGCCGCGTGCGCAGGCCGGACGGCAGCGAGGAAATGGTGGACATTGGCCTGGTGGGTGAAGTGCGCCAGGTAAACCCCGGTATTGTGGCCACGGTAATTCGGGAAGGCTATATTCCCGTGGTGGCACCGGTGGCCGTGGGTGAGGGCGGCGACAGTTACAATGTGAACGCGGATAGCGCCGCGGGGGCCCTGGCGGTGGCCCTTAATGCCGATAAACTGATTATTCTCACCGACGTAGAAGGTATACTGGCTGATCGCAATGATAAAGCATCGCTGATTTCCACGGTAACCAGGGAGGGTGTGCCCCAACTGGTGGAGAAGGGCATCATCGACGGGGGAATGATCCCCAAGGTTGAATGCTGCATATCCGCACTGCGGGGAGGGGTGGGCACCACCCACATTTTAGACGGCCGGGTGCCGCATTCGGTGCTGCTGGAGATATTTACCGACCGTGGTGTGGGTACCATGGTAACCAACTAA